One genomic segment of Flagellimonas marinaquae includes these proteins:
- a CDS encoding DUF4249 domain-containing protein — MKTIIKYISLVIFLVLTACEDVVDIDVQEGPTRLVIEASLDWEKGTEGNYQTIKLSTSTPYFDTSFQPAIGATVSVLNVNSGTEVLFVDQNDGNYTTTDFEPVIGDTYALTVNYKNEVFTATEKMTPVPEIKEVFQSRDDGFNDEDLEVHLVFTDPEAEENYYLFKFLKEGELFPAFEDAKDEFINGNEIDWWYEIEEDEMDGLTPFEPGDTVYISMHGISKSYYEYIKILIEQMGGAGLFSSTPVALKGNCVNQTKPENQPLGYFRLTEVNKVTYTFTAE; from the coding sequence ATGAAAACCATTATAAAATATATATCGTTAGTAATTTTTTTGGTTCTAACCGCCTGTGAAGACGTAGTAGATATAGATGTGCAAGAAGGACCAACAAGACTTGTAATAGAAGCTTCTTTAGATTGGGAAAAAGGAACAGAAGGTAATTATCAAACTATAAAACTATCCACCTCTACACCTTATTTTGATACAAGTTTTCAGCCTGCAATAGGAGCTACAGTTAGCGTTCTAAATGTAAATAGCGGAACAGAAGTTTTATTTGTAGACCAAAATGATGGAAACTATACTACAACTGATTTTGAGCCGGTAATTGGCGACACCTATGCATTGACCGTAAACTATAAAAACGAAGTATTTACGGCTACAGAGAAAATGACTCCCGTGCCAGAAATCAAGGAAGTTTTTCAGTCTAGGGATGATGGTTTTAATGATGAAGATCTAGAAGTTCATTTGGTTTTTACGGACCCCGAAGCGGAAGAAAATTATTACCTGTTCAAATTTTTAAAAGAGGGCGAATTGTTTCCAGCATTTGAAGATGCAAAGGACGAATTTATAAACGGAAATGAGATCGATTGGTGGTACGAAATTGAAGAAGATGAGATGGATGGCTTAACGCCTTTTGAGCCAGGTGATACGGTTTACATTAGCATGCACGGTATTTCTAAAAGCTATTATGAATACATAAAGATCTTAATTGAACAAATGGGCGGTGCTGGCTTGTTCTCTTCAACTCCTGTTGCTTTAAAAGGAAACTGTGTGAACCAAACCAAACCAGAAAATCAACCATTAGGATATTTTAGACTTACAGAGGTAAACAAGGTTACCTATACATTTACAGCAGAATAA
- the hisF gene encoding imidazole glycerol phosphate synthase subunit HisF: MLTKRIIPCLDIKDGRTVKGVNFVDLRDAGDPVELAQRYADEGADELVFLDISATEQKRKTLAELVYHVAEKLNIPFTVGGGISSVEDVDILLKNGADKVSINSSAVKNPELINELVAKFGSQCIVVAIDARKTTDGWKVHLVGGKVPTELDLFDWAKEVEQRGAGEILFTSMDHDGTKNGFADEELAKLSSLVNIPIIASGGAGAVSHFTDTFKYGKADAALAASVFHFKEIEINSLKKELKEKGIPVRL, translated from the coding sequence ATGTTAACAAAAAGAATAATTCCCTGCCTCGACATAAAAGATGGTAGAACCGTTAAAGGTGTCAATTTTGTGGATTTACGTGATGCTGGTGACCCAGTAGAATTGGCACAACGGTATGCTGATGAAGGTGCAGATGAACTTGTTTTCTTAGATATTTCTGCCACCGAGCAAAAGCGTAAAACGCTGGCGGAGTTGGTGTATCACGTAGCAGAAAAATTAAATATACCATTTACAGTAGGTGGTGGAATCTCTTCCGTGGAAGATGTAGATATCTTACTTAAAAACGGAGCAGATAAAGTTTCTATCAATTCATCAGCGGTTAAAAATCCAGAATTAATCAACGAATTGGTGGCCAAATTTGGTTCGCAATGTATAGTTGTTGCCATAGATGCTCGTAAAACTACCGATGGCTGGAAAGTGCATTTGGTGGGAGGCAAAGTGCCTACGGAATTGGATTTATTTGATTGGGCAAAAGAGGTAGAGCAGCGTGGTGCTGGTGAAATTTTATTTACCTCCATGGACCATGATGGTACTAAAAATGGCTTTGCTGACGAGGAATTGGCTAAACTATCGAGTTTGGTAAACATTCCCATAATTGCCTCTGGTGGGGCGGGAGCGGTGTCTCATTTCACAGATACTTTTAAATATGGTAAGGCAGATGCAGCTTTAGCGGCAAGCGTTTTTCATTTTAAGGAAATCGAAATCAATTCACTCAAAAAAGAATTAAAGGAAAAAGGAATTCCTGTAAGATTATAA
- the hisIE gene encoding bifunctional phosphoribosyl-AMP cyclohydrolase/phosphoribosyl-ATP diphosphatase HisIE, with protein sequence MQIDFNKNSDGLVPAIIQDATTKNVLMLGYMDQEAFKKTQETGKVTFFSRSKNRLWTKGEESGNFLELVSMKVDCDKDTLLVQVKPAGPTCHTGTDTCWDEENTPNFSFLSELENVIASRKENKEDEKSYVASLFRKGINKIAQKVGEEAVETVIEAKDDNEELFLNESADLLFHYLILLQAKGYTLKDIEKVLIERH encoded by the coding sequence ATGCAAATAGACTTCAATAAAAATTCAGACGGACTAGTTCCTGCAATAATTCAAGATGCAACAACCAAAAATGTGTTGATGCTAGGGTACATGGATCAGGAAGCATTCAAAAAAACCCAAGAAACGGGTAAAGTCACTTTTTTTAGTCGTTCTAAAAATAGGTTGTGGACAAAAGGTGAGGAAAGTGGCAACTTTTTGGAATTGGTTTCTATGAAGGTAGATTGCGATAAGGATACCTTATTGGTCCAAGTGAAGCCAGCTGGGCCCACCTGTCATACGGGTACAGATACCTGTTGGGATGAAGAAAACACACCCAACTTTAGCTTTTTATCAGAATTAGAGAATGTAATCGCTTCCCGAAAAGAAAACAAAGAGGATGAAAAAAGCTATGTAGCTTCACTTTTTAGAAAAGGAATCAATAAAATTGCCCAAAAAGTAGGGGAAGAAGCTGTTGAAACGGTAATTGAAGCCAAAGACGATAACGAAGAATTGTTCTTAAACGAAAGTGCAGATCTTTTATTCCATTACTTGATTTTACTCCAAGCCAAAGGATACACTTTAAAAGATATTGAAAAAGTATTGATAGAAAGGCATTAA
- a CDS encoding DUF1853 family protein yields the protein MKALLEAFYNTAPLWTREQFGLPQFEFPSIDMDSVKNVAIPEKLRLGHQMEYVFRHLITTSEAYEVVLANVLIDEGKVRLGELDFILKNNLTNNYLHVELAYKFYIINPNISEPIHRLMGPNKRDMFYTKLDKLKEKQFPLLHHASLKQKWDALGIDPLEMEQQCCFKAQLFTPFKEEKLAIRPLNTSCHGGYWVRFEQFNTNLFKHYQFYIPAKKEWPLPPDNQVLWNNHYNTLLDINLKHLNQYAPMLWVRTTEGELFKLFVVWW from the coding sequence ATGAAAGCACTGTTAGAAGCATTTTACAATACTGCGCCACTTTGGACCCGAGAACAATTTGGATTACCGCAATTTGAATTTCCATCCATAGACATGGATTCTGTAAAAAATGTTGCCATTCCAGAAAAATTACGTTTAGGTCACCAAATGGAATACGTGTTTAGGCACCTGATAACAACTTCTGAAGCGTATGAGGTTGTATTAGCAAATGTTTTGATAGATGAAGGAAAAGTACGTTTGGGCGAATTGGATTTTATCTTAAAAAACAACCTTACCAATAACTATCTACACGTAGAACTAGCCTACAAATTCTATATCATAAATCCTAACATATCGGAACCTATACACCGACTGATGGGGCCTAATAAGCGGGATATGTTTTATACCAAATTGGATAAGCTCAAAGAAAAACAATTTCCTCTTCTACATCATGCCAGTCTTAAACAAAAATGGGATGCCTTAGGGATTGACCCATTAGAAATGGAACAGCAATGCTGTTTTAAGGCACAACTTTTCACACCTTTTAAGGAGGAAAAACTAGCTATACGACCACTAAATACATCTTGCCATGGGGGCTATTGGGTGCGTTTTGAGCAATTCAATACTAATCTATTTAAACATTATCAGTTCTACATTCCGGCTAAAAAAGAATGGCCGTTGCCACCCGATAATCAAGTTTTGTGGAACAATCATTACAACACGCTGCTAGACATCAATCTAAAACACCTTAATCAGTACGCACCAATGCTATGGGTACGTACTACAGAAGGAGAATTATTTAAGCTGTTTGTGGTATGGTGGTAA
- a CDS encoding vWA domain-containing protein, with protein MAMNTRKGFRFTNYEAPDQTPFEKLFEIFQELVTHTSGDVEEALDWLRELDKEYNLTDDDYTIDDFIEDLKAKGYIREEFDIDNPQGGEGEEGNENGGGILSLTAKLERMLRQRALDQIFGKIKRSGSGNHKTGKSGKGDEHTGEFREYRFGDSLEHINMTESLKNAQVNHGLDNFSLNEEDLVVEDTMHKAQMSTVLMIDISHSMILYGEDRITPAKKVAMALAELITTRYPKDTLDILVFGNDAWPIPIKDLPYLKVGPYHTNTVAGLQLAMDMLRRKRNTNKQIFMITDGKPSCLRLPNGDYYKNSVGLDEYIVEKCYAMAQQARKLHIPITTFMIAEDPYLMQFVREFTKANKGKAFYTGLKGLGEMIFEDYEQNRKKRIKG; from the coding sequence ATGGCTATGAACACAAGAAAAGGGTTTCGTTTTACCAATTACGAAGCACCCGACCAAACTCCGTTCGAAAAACTCTTCGAAATTTTTCAAGAACTCGTCACTCATACCTCGGGCGATGTGGAGGAAGCGTTGGACTGGTTACGTGAATTGGATAAAGAATACAACCTTACCGACGACGATTACACTATTGATGACTTTATCGAGGACCTAAAGGCAAAAGGTTATATCCGCGAAGAGTTTGATATTGATAATCCCCAAGGTGGAGAAGGTGAGGAGGGTAATGAAAACGGTGGTGGTATACTCTCTTTGACCGCTAAACTAGAGCGCATGCTGCGTCAACGGGCTTTAGACCAAATCTTCGGTAAAATAAAGCGTAGTGGTTCGGGTAACCATAAGACCGGAAAATCAGGAAAAGGAGACGAGCATACCGGGGAGTTCCGTGAATATCGTTTTGGAGATTCGTTGGAGCACATCAATATGACGGAAAGCCTCAAAAATGCCCAAGTAAACCATGGGTTGGATAACTTTTCCCTAAATGAAGAAGATTTAGTCGTTGAGGATACAATGCACAAAGCTCAGATGAGTACGGTGCTCATGATAGACATTAGCCATAGCATGATTTTATATGGCGAGGACCGAATCACACCCGCCAAAAAAGTGGCCATGGCTCTGGCAGAATTGATCACCACCCGTTATCCAAAAGATACCTTGGATATCTTGGTTTTTGGTAACGATGCATGGCCCATTCCCATTAAAGACCTGCCCTATTTAAAAGTAGGGCCATACCATACCAATACCGTAGCTGGTTTGCAATTGGCCATGGACATGCTCCGCCGAAAACGTAATACCAACAAACAGATTTTCATGATTACCGATGGAAAGCCATCCTGTTTGCGATTACCAAACGGAGATTATTATAAAAACAGTGTAGGCTTGGACGAATACATTGTTGAAAAATGCTACGCCATGGCGCAACAAGCCAGAAAACTTCATATACCAATTACCACATTTATGATTGCAGAAGACCCTTATTTGATGCAATTCGTTCGTGAATTCACAAAGGCCAACAAGGGGAAGGCCTTCTACACAGGACTTAAAGGATTGGGTGAAATGATTTTTGAGGACTACGAACAAAACAGAAAAAAAAGAATTAAAGGTTAA
- a CDS encoding DinB family protein yields the protein MDKEKELQEELVWNAGYRMNENLRMIKICLDQLSEEQVWQKPNSSCNSIANLILHLCGNITQYGIASIQNLEDERKRDEEFATESGYTKAELIKKLEDTVDEAKRAFYDAPLHELLRKRYVQGFNFSGVGNIIHVTEHLSYHTGQIALYTKMLNDQDLGFYSGVNLNVKNE from the coding sequence ATGGATAAAGAAAAAGAACTCCAAGAAGAATTGGTTTGGAATGCAGGGTATCGTATGAACGAAAACCTCCGTATGATCAAAATTTGTTTAGATCAACTTTCTGAAGAACAAGTTTGGCAGAAGCCGAACAGCTCGTGCAACAGCATTGCAAATCTTATTCTTCATTTATGCGGAAACATCACCCAATATGGGATTGCTTCCATTCAAAACTTGGAGGATGAACGTAAAAGGGATGAAGAATTTGCCACCGAATCTGGCTACACCAAAGCTGAGTTAATCAAAAAACTAGAAGATACGGTCGATGAAGCTAAAAGAGCATTTTATGATGCTCCCTTACATGAGCTTTTGCGCAAACGTTATGTTCAAGGGTTTAATTTTTCTGGGGTCGGCAACATTATCCATGTAACAGAGCATTTATCTTACCACACGGGTCAGATTGCACTGTACACTAAAATGTTGAACGATCAGGATCTTGGATTTTATTCTGGGGTAAACTTGAATGTGAAGAACGAATAA
- a CDS encoding TonB-dependent receptor: MNSKKIPWVMVVLVLNSFWSFSQTNYTLSGTIRDNNNGETLYGASIFLAGTTIGTTTNEYGFYSITAPEGIYELNVSYMGFTDVKIKVNLHADVKKDIEIEQLSTELNEVIVTAEEPEKALLRKPEMSVLKMNIGTVKKMPVVLGEVDILKSLQLLPGVTNNGEGTGGFHVRGGAQDQNLVLLDEAIIYNTSHMFGFFSVFNADAIKDLKLYKGGIPARFGGRVSSVLDIRQKDGNNKNFALTGGIGAISSRLTAEGPMFKNKGSFLVAGRRSYLDLFLKAAGEENSVMFYDLNLKTNYSINPNNRIYLSGYFGRDAFEIGQSFASSYGNASGNLRWNHIFNDKLFSNLSAIVSRYDYDLDLDFEEFEWMSSINNYNLKYDFKYYLNDGFTLGFGASSLLYEFDPGQIKPTSETSAINPLALDKKRALESAVYVNAEHKLSNRLTAQYGLRLSGFSRLGGQPISIYQNNQPVVYNSDLEIYERGEVIDETTYKKSDVITSFRNLEPRASLAYLINDNSSLKAGFSRTAQYIHLLSNTSSVTPLDVWTPSGPFIKPQLSNQYALGYFHDFMDKKYSLEVEGYFKTVANRIDYIDGSDLIGQNTIETEILNGEMRAYGLELLLRKNTGNFTGWLAYTLSKSEQRTLGDTAGGPGIANGNWYPTFFDRTHDISISGAYRLNDHWSFGTNLVYQTGRPVTYPNGQYSYEGVSIASYASRNSDRLPAYHRLDASITYTPKKSLNKRFKGEWVLSIYNLYHRKNAASISFGQNFETGANEATRTAIFGILPSITYNFKF, encoded by the coding sequence ATGAATTCAAAAAAAATACCATGGGTAATGGTAGTTTTAGTATTAAACTCTTTTTGGAGTTTTAGCCAAACCAATTACACACTAAGTGGCACTATCAGAGATAATAATAATGGAGAAACACTTTATGGTGCTTCTATTTTCCTTGCCGGTACAACTATAGGAACTACCACAAATGAATACGGTTTTTATTCTATTACCGCACCAGAAGGCATCTATGAACTAAATGTCTCTTACATGGGTTTTACCGATGTTAAAATAAAAGTGAATTTACACGCAGATGTAAAAAAGGATATCGAGATTGAACAATTATCTACTGAGCTGAACGAGGTTATCGTAACTGCCGAAGAACCAGAAAAAGCCTTGCTTCGGAAACCAGAAATGAGTGTACTAAAAATGAATATTGGAACTGTTAAAAAGATGCCTGTTGTATTAGGCGAGGTAGATATTTTAAAATCGTTACAATTGCTTCCCGGGGTCACTAACAATGGAGAAGGCACTGGAGGTTTTCATGTACGGGGTGGAGCCCAGGACCAAAATTTAGTTTTGTTAGATGAGGCTATCATTTACAACACCTCTCATATGTTTGGCTTCTTTTCTGTTTTTAATGCAGATGCCATTAAAGACTTAAAATTGTATAAAGGTGGTATTCCGGCTCGGTTTGGAGGTAGGGTTTCTTCTGTTTTGGATATCAGACAAAAAGACGGGAACAATAAAAATTTTGCACTTACTGGTGGTATCGGTGCAATTTCTAGCAGGTTAACAGCAGAAGGGCCAATGTTCAAAAACAAGGGCTCTTTTTTGGTTGCTGGTAGACGTTCCTATCTAGATCTTTTTCTTAAAGCTGCGGGTGAAGAGAATTCCGTAATGTTCTATGATTTAAACCTTAAAACCAATTACAGCATTAATCCAAATAATAGAATATACCTGAGTGGTTATTTTGGAAGAGATGCATTTGAAATCGGTCAAAGCTTTGCCAGTAGTTATGGCAATGCCTCTGGCAATTTACGATGGAACCATATTTTCAACGATAAATTATTCTCTAATCTTTCCGCAATTGTCAGTAGGTATGATTATGATTTAGACTTGGATTTTGAAGAGTTTGAGTGGATGTCCTCCATAAACAACTACAATCTTAAGTATGATTTTAAATATTACTTAAATGATGGTTTTACTTTGGGTTTTGGGGCCAGCAGTCTGCTCTATGAGTTTGACCCTGGCCAGATAAAACCAACATCAGAAACATCTGCCATAAATCCCTTGGCATTAGATAAAAAGAGAGCTTTAGAAAGTGCGGTTTATGTAAATGCTGAGCATAAATTAAGCAATAGACTAACGGCACAATACGGATTACGTTTAAGTGGATTTTCCAGATTGGGCGGGCAACCTATTTCGATATATCAAAACAACCAGCCGGTTGTATATAATTCGGATTTAGAAATCTATGAGAGAGGGGAGGTAATTGATGAAACTACGTATAAAAAGAGTGACGTTATTACTTCTTTTCGCAATCTAGAACCTAGAGCATCTTTGGCCTACTTAATTAATGATAACAGTTCTTTAAAGGCAGGGTTTTCAAGAACAGCCCAGTATATTCATCTTTTATCAAACACCTCTTCTGTAACACCTTTAGACGTTTGGACTCCAAGCGGGCCCTTTATAAAGCCGCAATTGTCCAATCAATATGCGCTTGGTTACTTTCATGACTTTATGGATAAGAAATATTCCTTGGAGGTAGAAGGTTACTTTAAAACCGTGGCAAATCGGATAGATTATATAGATGGTTCTGACCTTATAGGCCAAAATACCATAGAAACCGAAATATTGAATGGAGAAATGCGTGCCTACGGTTTAGAGCTCTTGCTACGCAAAAACACAGGGAATTTTACGGGTTGGTTAGCTTATACGTTGTCAAAATCTGAACAACGTACTCTTGGTGATACAGCTGGCGGACCTGGAATTGCCAACGGTAATTGGTATCCTACTTTTTTTGATAGAACCCATGATATATCCATTTCTGGCGCATACCGGTTAAACGATCATTGGAGCTTTGGAACAAACCTAGTATATCAAACAGGGAGACCAGTGACTTACCCCAATGGGCAGTATAGTTACGAGGGGGTGTCCATTGCAAGTTATGCAAGTCGAAATTCAGACCGTTTACCAGCGTATCACCGTTTGGATGCATCTATAACTTACACGCCCAAAAAATCTTTAAATAAGCGATTTAAGGGAGAATGGGTTTTAAGCATTTACAACCTCTATCACCGTAAAAATGCGGCCAGTATTTCTTTTGGACAAAACTTTGAAACAGGAGCCAACGAGGCTACAAGAACCGCCATATTTGGCATATTACCATCCATCACTTATAATTTTAAATTCTGA
- a CDS encoding RNA polymerase sigma factor — MKTDIRFTHQSLVEQCKAGHSSSQYELYSYYVDAMYNVGFRFLGNKEDAEDIVQDSFIDAFKQLHSFKYQSSFGAWLKRIVINKSINHLKAKKVDLVPMEESEYQMTQTTETVIPDVKDISKIKRGIALLPDGYKQIINLYLVEGYDHVEIATILEITVSTSKSQYHRAKKKLMQIVSEL, encoded by the coding sequence TTGAAAACGGACATTCGTTTTACACATCAATCATTAGTAGAACAGTGCAAAGCAGGCCATAGTAGTTCTCAATACGAGCTCTATAGTTACTATGTGGATGCCATGTATAATGTTGGTTTTAGGTTTTTAGGAAATAAAGAAGATGCTGAAGATATTGTACAAGACAGCTTTATAGATGCTTTTAAACAATTACACTCTTTTAAATACCAAAGCAGTTTTGGAGCTTGGTTAAAGCGGATTGTGATTAATAAAAGTATTAACCATCTTAAAGCTAAAAAGGTAGATTTAGTACCTATGGAGGAAAGCGAATATCAGATGACCCAAACCACGGAGACTGTGATACCGGATGTAAAAGATATTAGTAAAATTAAACGTGGCATTGCGTTATTACCAGATGGCTACAAGCAAATTATAAATCTATATTTAGTAGAAGGATATGATCATGTAGAAATTGCAACAATCTTAGAAATAACAGTAAGTACCTCGAAATCCCAATACCACAGAGCCAAAAAGAAGTTAATGCAAATTGTAAGTGAATTATGA
- the hisA gene encoding 1-(5-phosphoribosyl)-5-[(5-phosphoribosylamino)methylideneamino]imidazole-4-carboxamide isomerase, giving the protein MRIIPAIDIIDGKCVRLSKGDYNTKKVYNENPLEVAKEFEEHGIQHLHLVDLDGAKSKHIVNHKVLESIASKTNLQIDFGGGLKSNEDLHIAFESGAKQITGGSIAVKDRDTFLGWLEKYGPEKIILGADANNEKVAVSGWQEESDLQLIPFVQQYQSEGITYVICTDISKDGMLQGPSFQLYKKMLSQTKKGLHLIASGGISTFDELPKLAEIGCEGTIIGKAIYEGKISLKQLEHYILENG; this is encoded by the coding sequence ATGAGGATAATACCAGCCATAGATATCATTGACGGTAAATGCGTGCGTCTTTCCAAAGGCGATTACAATACCAAAAAAGTCTATAACGAAAACCCTTTGGAAGTAGCCAAGGAGTTTGAGGAACATGGTATTCAACATCTTCATTTGGTGGATTTGGATGGCGCAAAATCCAAACATATTGTCAACCATAAAGTTTTGGAGTCCATTGCATCAAAAACCAATCTTCAAATTGATTTTGGTGGGGGGTTAAAATCCAATGAAGATCTGCACATTGCTTTTGAAAGTGGTGCAAAACAAATCACAGGTGGGAGCATCGCTGTAAAAGACCGAGACACGTTTTTGGGTTGGTTGGAAAAATATGGGCCGGAAAAAATTATTCTGGGTGCAGATGCCAATAATGAAAAGGTGGCCGTTTCTGGCTGGCAAGAAGAATCAGATTTACAACTTATTCCTTTTGTTCAACAATACCAATCGGAAGGCATAACCTATGTGATTTGTACAGATATAAGTAAGGATGGTATGTTACAAGGACCATCATTCCAGTTATACAAAAAAATGCTGTCCCAAACCAAAAAAGGATTACATTTAATAGCCAGTGGTGGAATCTCCACTTTTGACGAACTTCCCAAACTTGCCGAAATTGGTTGTGAGGGCACAATCATAGGCAAAGCCATTTATGAAGGTAAGATCAGTTTAAAACAATTGGAACATTATATTCTTGAGAATGGATAA